Genomic DNA from Podospora pseudoanserina strain CBS 124.78 chromosome 4, whole genome shotgun sequence:
AACCGGGCAATGGGGTTatctcttctcttccagtCCTCGACCTCCACTCTGGCCCGGTACGCAAAAGAATCATCCGAAGTGCTGTGGTGACTGACCCGGTATGTCATGGCCTCAATCAACACGGGCTTTCCGCCATCCTGCAGCGCAAGCTCTCTTGCCTTCTTGGTGGCCTCTCTGACAGCCCAAAAGTCATTGCCATCCACGCGAATGGTCTCAATGCCGTAGCCCAACCCGCGACTAGCGATGCCGTCACCCCGGTATTGTTCCAACGACGGCGTCGAGATGGCATAACCATTATTGCGGCAGATGAAGATGACCGGGCACGACCTCGTCGCGGCAATGTTCAGCGCGGCGTGGAAGTCGCCCTCACTAGCAGCCCCTTCGCCGAAGTAAGCCGCCACAACCCGAGGGGGCATCTCGGGGTTCTGCATCCTCTGGATCTTGAGCGCGTAGGCCGCGCCAGAGGCCTGGGGTAGTTGTGTCGCCAgtggggaggagattgtgtGCTATTCGCCGTCGATGGTTAGCATCAGAGCTCATCCATCGTCACTCAGGAAAAGTAAACCTACAATATTCAACTCCCTACTTCCATAATGCACCGGCAtattcctccccttcccggGATCCTTCACGTTCGCAAACAACTGGTTCATAAAGTCGCTCAGCTCGAAACCCCTCTGCTTGAACACTCCCTGCTCTCTGTACTGGCAGAAGACCACGTCGTCCTTTGTCAGCGCCGAAGCGGTAGCGACGCTAACggcctcttctccagctgaTACCATATAAAAGCTGAGTCGGCCTTGGCGCTGCGCGTCAAACATGATCAGGTCCATGATGCTGACCGTCAGCATATCCTTGTAGTGCTTGatgacatcctcctctgtcaTGTCAGGCTCGAAGTTGggatccaccaccacaccatgcTGATCGATAGCGCGGTAGGTTGGTAGGGCGGGATAGTTGGAGGGGACCTCGTATTTCATGGTATTGCTGAAGGGGGATGTGAGCGCGCCGGGGAACTTTAGATGGGTGGAATCTGGGcgctgggagagggaggcggctGTTCGGCGGTGGACATGTtggagggttgttggtgatacCCTTACTGGGcgtcggaggagggaggaggggcgaaTTCGCTTCATTTTTGGCTGGTTTAGgatgggggaaggagagTTGATGAAGGTGAGGTTCGGGAGAAAAGAGCAAACAGATCACATTGCTGCCGTTGACACTGGAATCTGGCGGCGGGAGGTAGCAAGAGGAGGTGAGACGGGGAGGAACACCCGGCAGAGTGGACAGACGTCACTTGTGCCGACGCAAACCGGCGGCACCTGGCTTTCCCCAAGTCTTGGCTGTCAGGGGTAAacgcggggttggggttggcgttcCTTGCGCtggtcttggtcttggcatgGATCTTTGACCGAGGTGAACAACTTCAAGTCTCAGCCCTCAGGACtcttgagaaggagatggttGATGTGACAGGTCGTCGATTCCTTATTTACCACTGTCCCGATAAGCACAACCAACGTTCCCCAATGAGAGAACGTACTCCGCATGGCCGGACCTGACTAGCGTTGTGCTCAACTTTGGTTGTGCTGTCGTTGACATGTCGTGTTTGGAGGTGAATGTTTAAGACTGATAAAGTCAACATTGTCTGGATGTCTTTTGAGGTTGTCTAAGGATGTTGCCATGGTCCGCTGTATTGTTCGTTCAATAAGGAGGTTGTACCCGCTACGAACTCAAAAGATTGCCATGGAGGATTCCTCAGATATTGAGATATTGATAGGGCCAACTTACAGCTTCGCTGCCAACACCTGTATCAGCAGCGCAGTTCCCAAACCAAAGTGTCAGACACCAGTTCATGGTTCCAGCCCATTGGAAGCTTGGGCTAGCTCACTCACGCCTTGCAGATGCTTATCATTTAGACATGGGCAGTCCATCAAATCACATCGCTCAATGTCCTCCACATCTCGTCTAAGCTACAAGCCTTCCGGACAAACCCCCCACTGACTTTTGCCTCTGTTTTGATACGAACCATGCTCGGGTTTTCCCCAGCGCCCCGCATGAACAAAACAAGATGGAGATGTTTCCCTGCCTAcatactccccctcccctccatcctctctcACTCTGGCCTTTGACTTGTTCCAAggcacctcctcacctcccaccctcgcctccccaccaaccgccaaaatgaggttcaccctccccctcatccacctcctcaccctcaccaccgccctccccagcacctcccccgatGAAGACTCCCCCATCAAACTCGCCAGCGGCGCCCTCGGCCGTCCCCCGCTCAACCTGACCACCGCCGACCACAACCTCACTCCCCGCGCCGAAGCAGCAGTCagcaaaccccccaaaaaacacGAGTACAAAAACCCCTACGAATACAACCACGGCGCCATCACCCCCGTCTACCCTTGGAAAGACGGCGACGGCCCCTGGCGCTGGGGCCGCGCGGGCAAGAGGTACTCCAAGCGCGGCTGCGGCGACACCTGCGTGGCAAAGTGCAGGACGAACAAGATTACCACGTTTTGGAGGCTGTTTCTCCATCCGTGGCCGCTGCTGCCGATAGTTTTGTCGCAAAGTCACAACAGAGCGGTgtgtccccccccccttcacccctcACTCTGCTGATGCGgaaggctgatgatgatgatgatgatgattgtgTTGGGCGGAGCTAGCGTCTCAAGTCTGATTGTACCTATGTTTGCAAGgtgggtgtttttttttttttttctttttttccttgtctTTTCCTTGCCACCACTTGAGACCCCACCCCTGACAAACTCCAGGCCTTCTGCGACTACTCAGCCGACATGTCCGAAGGAGAACTGGCCTCCCACTTCGGCACCACCCTCTCTGTCCAGACATCCAAGCACCACTCCGACTtccacgacgacaacgacagcaGTTGGactacctccccctccaccctccaccctAACACCCTGCCCTACACCAACCGCACTGTCCGCTTCAGGGACGGGAAGCTTGTTTGATGCGGACGGGTGGGAGgagacttcttcttgagtACCCACCTCAAGAGGTACGGAAGTGGTATTTTGGTGATGTTATGCTCTTGTCGATTACTAGACCGGCGCGGGGCAAGGGAGTTTTGTTTCATGGTTCAAGTCGGCGTTCAAGGgtggggaaagaaaaaagaaaaccggCCAGCGTTGGTGTTGCGGCGTTGGAGCAGTTTGGGGCCCAGGCAAAGCGAATGGATGGGAGGTGTTGTGTTTAATACCTAACCTGCTCCGGTGAATGTCCGGCCAATCCCTCCTCGTAgtttcagcttcttctccttcaatCGTCATCAAAACACATCAACTTTTGCTGCCAAAACCTATCGTACTTGTTGCCTGATAATTGGCCTGTGACCTTTTTGTGACCGGATGCCACGTTAAACCTCTATCTCACATTCACACATTTATGTCGTAGGCTGATGCAGAACGTCAATAGAACGTCAATTAACCAGACTAGCAAGTCTAACTCATCCCCCCGCCATCCGGCATCCTCCCAGTCTAGTGTTAACATCAAGACAAGTACACAGCTAGCTATAAATTACACCCGCTGACATGGCTGCCAGGAGATGCAAAACCAAAATGAATCAGCGCAACAAGACTACAACTACTTCCACAAGAACAATCTCCGCTactcccttccctccccgaTGATAATATCTGCTCCGCTGAGCATTACCGCTTCAGTTTGCCCTTCCCTTCTCTGCCtgctttctcctccccaatgCCCACGCGCCGTCCATGCAGTGAACTTTATTCTGGGGACGGAACACAACCGAAATACCGATAAATTTGATACCGGCCCACACGAAAAACAATGCAAGCCATCCCGTCAGTGcaacaccaaaacccaaaaaccccaaacaaTACAGAACCGGactccacccccttttttgcctTTTACGATAAATGGAATGCCCCCTGGCCCTCCTTGATGGCAGTAAACAGTCTCTTCTTCAAGACATCGATAGTTGTGTAGTCGGGGAGCTTCAGGTAGTTGACGCAAGTCATGACGCTAGGCAAGTAGTCATCCGATGTATATGGTGCTTCGCTTGGCTTGCACACCACCGTGAACATGGGGGTCAGGCTCTTGAAACCTACAGCCACGTTGTTAGCATCACCTCTCTCAAGTTCACTagagcaaaaaaaaagaaaaagaaaagaaaaacctaCCGCCAATGGGGAGCTTGGGACTGCCAGTGGTAAACTGCAGAAAGTCACGACGCTGCGCCGGCGTCAACTGAGACATCGTCTGCAGCAAGTTCCTAACGCTCTTGCTGTCCATGTTGTACCCGTGATCGGCCTTGATCGAATCCATAAGTGCTAGAAAACTGTCAGCCATTTGTCTTTTGCATCCCGCACCGAGCGACAAACTTACTCTCAAGGGaccaatcctcctccacactaCCAAACAGGGAGCACAGCTCGTCCGGAGTAAAAGCGCTCAGGGCCGAGTACGGAAAGACCTGTGAGAAGCCGGTCCGGAAGGCATCGACCTGGCGGCGAACACCGCTTCCCAAAGTCATGTCAATAACCCTCTCGAGGTAGAGGTCCACGTTGGATATCGTCAGCCTAGTCTGAGACCCGTTGGGAATTAGATCAATGTCTGGGTACCCAGGCAGGGTAAAGTCGAGGTAGAGGTCGTCGAGCCTGATCTTGTCAAACGCGATATTCTCCAAGTCGTGAACCTTTTGCGCAGCGTCGCGGTTGGGATCCTCCTcgatggccttcttggccatggcAAACTTCTTAATCACCATCAACGACCGCGCAACCATAGGGTCGACAGACTTGATAGCCCCCAGAGAGGGGCGGACGGCATTGTGCTCATTGCCGATGCGGAAAAAAatggggttgaagttgataTCAATGATGCGAGAGTCGATCATGGACCGTGCCACAAACTTGCCAAGGATCTTGAAGAGCTGGAGGGTCTTCTCGCCTTCCTCAGTTGCAAGGAAATCCTCGCTCACGGGTCGAGGGAAAAGTCCATTAGGCCCAGAGACAAACTCTCCATTGTCGCTGGGATCATGGTCGCGCCagagcttgagcttcttcttgcagaACTCTTTCGATACCGTCGAGTAGAACTCCAGCGTGGGTCCAAGGCCAGTGCCGACCTCTTCAAAGTACTCAACCTCCAGAATGCTTTGTGACGCCCCGTAGAGCTCCATCACCTTCATGGCCGACTCGAGAATCTTGGGCCGAGCGATGCGTACCTTTTGACGTTGCAGTCTTCCCAGGAACGGCCTTTCATCACGGCGATCTCTCCGGGCTTCCTCCTGAGACTGGGCGTTCTGCCATCGACTCATAGACCTGGCATAGCCAAACGAAGTACTCTGCAGGAAGAGATGCCGGGTCTCgaaggggaaaaggaagggatAGAGCCTTGCCAGGTCCTCGCTCCAGCTTGGAAGGCAGTTGCTCGCAACAATGAGGGGTTCTTCCAATTGCCGGTTGAGCTTGGCTGTAAGCTTGGTGTTGACAAACTGGGAGAGCGGCTCGACATTGACCTTGAGTGTCTCCTTGTTCTCGACCAGAACGTCATCAATGTTGGCGTTGAGGTCATggagcttcttcagcagGCGCAAGATCGATGCCGTGGTGGGCGACTTAGCAAGAGATCCGGGAATGCtaccctcctcgacctccgcCCCCGTGTCGGCTAATGTTCCAAATGCGATGGTCTCGGCAGGAGGGGGGCCAGGGACGCGCCGGAACTTGATGGGATGCACAGCAGACCAAACATTTCGGCCGAGGTATTCATCAGACGTAGTGGCAGAGCTGTGAACCGCGCGGTAAATAGTTGTCTCGTTGGGAATCACCTTGCCGTTGATGCTGAACTCGATGTGCCAGTCTTGGGGCACAGCTTGAATGGCGGCGGCGTATGACATGggcctcgaggatgaggaagtgGGTGAGCCCTGGAGAGCGGCGGCGAGCGTGCTGGCTCTGCTGGGAAGCGAAGATGTCTGCCGGCTTTGAGAAGGGGTGGGAACCCTAGTCCCGTCCTCCTTGCGAGCCATGACCTTGCCGCCTGCGGCGACTTCGACATTGACAGCGGAAGggtcgggggtgggggagtcGCCCATGTCTTCTTCTAGATCACCCACAACATCCAAGGCgctctcctcttccatgtcctcatcgtcatcagacAATTGCTTCTCATCTGCGCACTCAAGGGCATTTTCGAgatcgtcctcatcctctggtggcgggagaggagcagTTTCACTAGCTGGTTGGCGGCGTGCCGACCTACGGAGAGCAGCCTTTTCCCTCGACGATGGCTCCGGTGTGGCTGGAACGTCTCCAGAGGGCTGCGTCTTGGACTTGGACTTTCTGCCTGACCGCGAACCCGAAGGCTGCGAGGAAGCAGCcggaggggcgggaggagTCGAAGGAGAGAATGACCGCTCCATCAAgcgggcggcggcagcgctcATGGGCAAGCCTGAGCTAGCCATGACCGCGAGAGCACGCGAAACCGCATCCTTACGATGCTGACGAGGACGGTCAGACATGCTGATCCGCGGCCGCAGGTAGTCATCCAGAGACTTGAAGGTCGTGATGGCATGGATCGAAACCATAATGTTACGAAAGTTCCGAGGGATATCCGAATCCTCATCAGCGACCAGCTTGAGGCGAATCTGCTTCGCGAGCATGGACGCGGCACTGCTGCGGTTGCCATCGTATGAGTTGTGATGAACTGTAAGAACCTCAAAGTGTTCTGATCTGCTCAAAAGGTCCTGAAGCTTGTGAACCAGGACGCTGAGGGGTGTCGCAGGGGAGTCTGCAGTCGCAGTCTTGGGTTTCGATTTCACAGTGTATCCCATAAAGACCTGGAGGAACGTCGACTGCGCCGCAGCTGCAAGATCCTCATCGGGATTGGCAAAAATCTCCTCGAGCACCCGGACTACGCCAGAGGCCAGAAGCTCGGCGCTGGTCACACTCTCCAACACATCCGAGTCAAAATAGGAGGCCAGTCGTGTAAACAGCTCTGTACCGTCACCAACGGGCAAGCTTCCAGGTGTCCGGTGCAAGTAAAAGGCCTCGAGCTCCGTGGCCAGCTCTGAGAGGTTGGCAAGAATCTTagtcgccttcttcttcatagCCTTGCCCTGCTTCTCGGTCTCATGAGTCTCGAGGAATTTCTTGGCCAACTGCGCAATCCTGGTCTTTGAAGAGGGAAAGTCTGAGACCGACAGACGGCGGCCGGGCCCATCGAGGGACATGGTGGAACCCTCAGAACTAACTGGGGATCCTGAATCGTCATGATGGTGGTCATGGTCATGATCGTGCTCGTCAccatcgtcttcgtcgtcttcctcctgaTCCTCATCCGAATCTTGGTGCGAACggtcctcgtcgtcatcgtggTCCTCGTCATTTTCGCCATCAGATACGGTTTGGTCCACAACAAGCTCCTCACTACCGGCCTCTGCTCCCGACTCTGGTTCGTTCTGCGGCTCGGTAGGCTCTGCCGTAGGAGATTCGACCTCGGGTTCCGGTTCGGGCGTTGCCAATTTTTCGATCTCGGCAATAACTCCCTCGCGATACAGCTGGTACCGATAGACCGAACCCAAACGGCTTGTCAAGATTCCAGTGGCCTGCAGAGCAAACATGACCAAAGAGGGGTGGTCTTGCTGCGAGAGGATAGATGCCAGGAAGGAGGCGTACGAAACGGGCTTCAAGGCTTCCACCAGAATGTCTTCGTCCAGGTTGCAAAGCATCTTCAACTGGGCAGTCAACACCTTTTGACGCACCGTCAGGTTTACCGTGCTCGAGTACGCATCCGTGAGGGTGGGGAAAAGAATCATGGCGAAGCGCCGGACCTCGTCTTTGCACCCTTCCAACAGCTCGATCCGTTTCTCGTTGGGTGTTTTCTTGTCAGAACCAGGTGAAGAGGGCGTGATAGGATCCATTGGCGAGTGCATGTCGACGTAATCGTGACCGGACGGATCGCTGGAGGGAGGCAAGCTTGGCAAAAGCTCACAGATGACATTGAGCGTCTCGATGATCTGTTCTCGGGGTCGGTGAATTAAAGCCTGCATGATCAAAACACTGTCGAGCTTGGAGGCGATATCCTCGGTCCCGGCCGGGGGCGAAACGCCAGTCAGGATTTGGTAGAGCGTCTCAACCACATTCATCTTGAAGAGTTCAGCCGACAGCCTTGGGCTCACCTTTGCCGTGATGGCAAGAACACGGAGGAATTGCGTGTGGATGTGAGATCCGATCAGGTTGGTGGTACCAGGGAGCAGCAGACGAAGGATGGCCTTGAGCAGCTCGGGGCTCACCAATTCCTCCAACTTTGCGGCATACCTCCTGAAGCTTTCCACAATTCGCGTCACGCAGAGGGAGGCTTGCTCAACAACCCGCTGATCGTTGCTACCCAATACATTGAGCAGGATAGGCATGACATCCCGCACAACGGGAAAGTTCTCTTCGTGAATGCCACGGCAGCAGTTCGCGGCTGTTGTCACCGCAACCCGTTGGGTGCCTGTGGCGAAGAAGTCAAGGTACGAGAGACACGCATTCAATCCTCCCTCCTTGACGATATGGTGGGGATACTCGACCGAGATCTTTTCCAGAGTGCTCAAGGCCTGCTCCGCGAGGTCGATAAACTGGATTTCCAGCAATTTCTGGCATAGGATGGGAATAGCTTGCCCATACACCACGTTACCGGCACTGCCCGGAAGGGCTTCCATCAAGTTGGCCAGGCAGCGACAAGCCAACAGCATGACTTCGGGATTTTCCTCTCCTGTCAACTCGTTAGGCTGCATCAACGTCACCAACTCTTTCACAAACTGGTCGGGTGAAAAATGGCCCGATAGGTTATCCTCGTTGGACACCAGGAGGAGCTCCGAGAGCTCTTGAAGCGCAATGAGCTGGATCGTTGGATCGTCTTTTTGGCGAAGATTGTTCAAAATCTCTCTTAGTCTGGACGATATGCCAGAAACCATACCAGTCAACGCCCTGAGTGTATGGTGAATGCTGCTCGGAATTCCACCACCTGGGAAGCCACCAAAGGGGTCCAtatcgtcatcgtcgtcgtcttcgtcgtaTCGGTTGAGCcggtcatcctcgtcattaTCCTCGTTGTCGTCACTATCTCCGGGGAACTTGTCTTCgggtggcgggggaggcgggggtgggggtggagcGGCTGCACCTCGATCAGATTCTTCGGTACCACCCATAACGACGTCTTGATCTGGCGACTCGGCAGCACTGCGCTTGGACCGGCGAGAAGGCCCGGCAGATGGAGGGGCAGCATCATCTTTAGAGACAGAACGTAGATTAGTACATGGCCTTCCGAAAAGAACAGGGGCTTTGTCTGGACTTACCTTGAACCTTCTTTTTATGACGGCTGGATCGTCTGCtggacgaggccgagggggTAGTATTCTCTGGATGCTCTGAACGGTTAGCAGAACCTGCTGGCGCCCTGGATCGAATTGTCAGCGAAACCCCTGATTCTGCCCCGCCCGTGTCCGTGTTGGCTGGCTCGACATACCGTGGGCTCGACATGGTGGCAGAGTTCTTTGCTTTTTTCCGGCGGGAGCTGGCAGGTGTTGGAGCAGGGATTGGAGGCTCTGGAGGTGCTTGGGTGGTAGCCTGTGCCACGCGTTGTCTCTTGGAACGGCGTGCCGATGAGGCTGGCTCCGGGGCAGCCTGGGACGGACTGGTTTCGGAAGTAGTCTTTCGTTTTCTGGCGGCTCGGGCCGTAACGGGGGTAGAGACGACAGGTGAAGGCGCTCCGGCGGAGGGCGACGAAGCGTTCGGATTTGATGAAGCCGCCTGGGTCGCGGCTCTCGAGCGAGTGACTCTGAACGACATGAGTAAATATGTGCCCAGATCTAACAACCCTGGGAGAGGTTGCTGACAGGTCGATGCTGGAATGGTgaagaggtgaggtggaggggcaaaaaagaagagagggtTTAGTAGAAAGCAGAAAAGTTTTTGATTGAGAGTCAGTTCCCGAGGATGTGAATGCCAGTAAGAACTTTGGAGCTTGCTGCAGGGCTGATAGAACCGGTGCCTGTGTATTGCGGGCCTTTGCCGCTCTGACCAGAGGCTGCTCAATCTCCGACGACAAGAAGCGACCGGCGGCAGCAGTGGTATCTGAATTCACTGCCTCTGTCGACAAAGGAGGCGCCGGGAATGCAGTGAAGCCTGGTGTTTGATGGTTGCAGCACTGGCTCGGCTGGCTAGCTTGACTTGActtgactgactgactgactgactgactgactgactgactgactgactgactgactgactgactgactgactgactgactgactgacgaCTGACTGCGCGGTTTCGGCCCTTGGGATTCGTGGAACCGGAGACTGATTCTGAGAGGCAGATAGGCAGGTGGTCGAAGCTCAACAGACGAATACCTTAATCCGGCAGACACTGActgggaaagagagagacagagataGATAGAAAGACAAGAGACAGAGAAAGCAAGACGTCACAAACAGGCGGGGAAGGTGTGCAGTGTGAGGCgggagatgggtggtggaggtgttggtggtggtggtggtggattgcAACGGTTGTAATAAGTAAATTGTTGGATTTACCTGGCtaatgaagaagaggaagaggaagaagttgACGACGGATAGGATGAGGGAGCAGCGGCGGATGGCTTGtgggaggcaggaggagttgCAGAGGAGGCAGTCACGGTCGGGGACGAGACAGATGACACCGACGACACCGTGGGCAGGTGTGCTGGATCGTTATCGAGAGCCGATCTGGACCGCGAATTTGCAGAGCGTCGTTCTGCCATGGATTACGCCATGGGGAGGCTGGCAGGCGGCGGTTCGGATGGGAGCGATTTGGGTTATTGTCATCAGCTTATTATGTGAATATAGTCGgcaccagccacagcagcagcggatGATGGCGGAAGGTGGAAGGAGATTCTTCGCTTCTTcctgggtggaggaggcggagatggtGGCCGGTGGAGATGATGCTTTACGGAGGTGAGAGGGCGATTGTGTGTGCTGGACCCCGTCCTTAGCGGCTCTTTAGCCCATCTAGATCCTTGTCAGCGCGTTCTTGGCCCGTGACGACCCAGAGCACGGACCAACGAACGCCGCACCGGAAGGCTGGGTGCATCTCTGGGAATG
This window encodes:
- the UFD4 gene encoding Ubiquitin fusion degradation protein 4 (COG:O; EggNog:ENOG503NWRE; BUSCO:EOG092609O9), which codes for MAERRSANSRSRSALDNDPAHLPTVSSVSSVSSPTVTASSATPPASHKPSAAAPSSYPSSTSSSSSSSLARVTRSRAATQAASSNPNASSPSAGAPSPVVSTPVTARAARKRKTTSETSPSQAAPEPASSARRSKRQRVAQATTQAPPEPPIPAPTPASSRRKKAKNSATMSSPRYVEPANTDTGGAESGVSLTIRSRAPAGSANRSEHPENTTPSASSSRRSSRHKKKVQDDAAPPSAGPSRRSKRSAAESPDQDVVMGGTEESDRGAAAPPPPPPPPPPEDKFPGDSDDNEDNDEDDRLNRYDEDDDDDDMDPFGGFPGGGIPSSIHHTLRALTGMVSGISSRLREILNNLRQKDDPTIQLIALQELSELLLVSNEDNLSGHFSPDQFVKELVTLMQPNELTGEENPEVMLLACRCLANLMEALPGSAGNVVYGQAIPILCQKLLEIQFIDLAEQALSTLEKISVEYPHHIVKEGGLNACLSYLDFFATGTQRVAVTTAANCCRGIHEENFPVVRDVMPILLNVLGSNDQRVVEQASLCVTRIVESFRRYAAKLEELVSPELLKAILRLLLPGTTNLIGSHIHTQFLRVLAITAKVSPRLSAELFKMNVVETLYQILTGVSPPAGTEDIASKLDSVLIMQALIHRPREQIIETLNVICELLPSLPPSSDPSGHDYVDMHSPMDPITPSSPGSDKKTPNEKRIELLEGCKDEVRRFAMILFPTLTDAYSSTVNLTVRQKVLTAQLKMLCNLDEDILVEALKPVSYASFLASILSQQDHPSLVMFALQATGILTSRLGSVYRYQLYREGVIAEIEKLATPEPEPEVESPTAEPTEPQNEPESGAEAGSEELVVDQTVSDGENDEDHDDDEDRSHQDSDEDQEEDDEDDGDEHDHDHDHHHDDSGSPVSSEGSTMSLDGPGRRLSVSDFPSSKTRIAQLAKKFLETHETEKQGKAMKKKATKILANLSELATELEAFYLHRTPGSLPVGDGTELFTRLASYFDSDVLESVTSAELLASGVVRVLEEIFANPDEDLAAAAQSTFLQVFMGYTVKSKPKTATADSPATPLSVLVHKLQDLLSRSEHFEVLTVHHNSYDGNRSSAASMLAKQIRLKLVADEDSDIPRNFRNIMVSIHAITTFKSLDDYLRPRISMSDRPRQHRKDAVSRALAVMASSGLPMSAAAARLMERSFSPSTPPAPPAASSQPSGSRSGRKSKSKTQPSGDVPATPEPSSREKAALRRSARRQPASETAPLPPPEDEDDLENALECADEKQLSDDDEDMEEESALDVVGDLEEDMGDSPTPDPSAVNVEVAAGGKVMARKEDGTRVPTPSQSRQTSSLPSRASTLAAALQGSPTSSSSRPMSYAAAIQAVPQDWHIEFSINGKVIPNETTIYRAVHSSATTSDEYLGRNVWSAVHPIKFRRVPGPPPAETIAFGTLADTGAEVEEGSIPGSLAKSPTTASILRLLKKLHDLNANIDDVLVENKETLKVNVEPLSQFVNTKLTAKLNRQLEEPLIVASNCLPSWSEDLARLYPFLFPFETRHLFLQSTSFGYARSMSRWQNAQSQEEARRDRRDERPFLGRLQRQKVRIARPKILESAMKVMELYGASQSILEVEYFEEVGTGLGPTLEFYSTVSKEFCKKKLKLWRDHDPSDNGEFVSGPNGLFPRPVSEDFLATEEGEKTLQLFKILGKFVARSMIDSRIIDINFNPIFFRIGNEHNAVRPSLGAIKSVDPMVARSLMVIKKFAMAKKAIEEDPNRDAAQKVHDLENIAFDKIRLDDLYLDFTLPGYPDIDLIPNGSQTRLTISNVDLYLERVIDMTLGSGVRRQVDAFRTGFSQVFPYSALSAFTPDELCSLFGSVEEDWSLETLMDSIKADHGYNMDSKSVRNLLQTMSQLTPAQRRDFLQFTTGSPKLPIGGFKSLTPMFTVVCKPSEAPYTSDDYLPSVMTCVNYLKLPDYTTIDVLKKRLFTAIKEGQGAFHLS
- a CDS encoding hypothetical protein (COG:C; EggNog:ENOG503NW4W), producing the protein MKRIRPSSLLRRPVRVSPTTLQHVHRRTAASLSQRPDSTHLKFPGALTSPFSNTMKYEVPSNYPALPTYRAIDQHGVVVDPNFEPDMTEEDVIKHYKDMLTVSIMDLIMFDAQRQGRLSFYMVSAGEEAVSVATASALTKDDVVFCQYREQGVFKQRGFELSDFMNQLFANVKDPGKGRNMPVHYGSRELNIHTISSPLATQLPQASGAAYALKIQRMQNPEMPPRVVAAYFGEGAASEGDFHAALNIAATRSCPVIFICRNNGYAISTPSLEQYRGDGIASRGLGYGIETIRVDGNDFWAVREATKKARELALQDGGKPVLIEAMTYRVSHHSTSDDSFAYRARVEVEDWKRRDNPIARLRKWMESKGIWDEQKEKEARDSIRRDVLKAFAEAEKLKKPAIKNMFEDVYEELTPDLKAQMRELSEHLDRYPEEYDFGEFEGGKASLEQ